A window of Juglans regia cultivar Chandler chromosome 7, Walnut 2.0, whole genome shotgun sequence contains these coding sequences:
- the LOC109013923 gene encoding chaperone protein DnaJ isoform X3 produces the protein MAITSLSLLQPSLFSPYSSASVSSSSSSSSSSSFFGGTQFLVHNNFISLSSSSSSCTKFNTRVSAGRFRSVVNASGDYYATLGIPKSATGKEIKAAYRKLARQYHPDVNKDPGALEKFKEISAAYEVLSDDKKRALYDQYGEAGVKSTVGGPSNAYTTNPFDLFEAFFGSSMGGFSGMDSAGFGTRRSSTVTKGEDIRYDITLEFSEAIFGVEKDFELSHLETCEVCAGTGAKIGSKMRICSTCGGRGQVMRTEQTPFGMFSQVSVCPYCAGNGEVISEYCRKCSGEGRIRVKKNIKVKVPPGVSAGSILRVAGEGDSGPRGRGPPGDLFVYLDVEEIPGIQRDGINLSSTVSISYLDAILGAFIQVETVEGRTELQIPPGTQPGDVLVLAKKGAPKLNKPSIRGDHLFTVKVTIPKCISAKERELLEELAFLNSTTSSRSRTRLKTQPAPKSTVSQGGNVAGKTEESADQDDLWKKLQEFAGSVANGALKWLKDNL, from the exons ATGGCCATCACGTCTCTCTCACTTCTCCAACCGTCTCTCTTCTCACCATATTCTTCTGcttctgtttcttcttcttcttcttcttcttcttcgtcttctttttTCGGTGGGACCCAATTCCTGGTCCACAATAACttcatctctctttcttcttcttcttcttcttgtacgAAATTCAATACAAGGGTCTCTGCGGGGCGCTTTAGATCAGTAGTTAATGCTTCCGGGGACTACTATGCCACTCTTGGGATTCCAAAGTCTGCCACTGGCAAGGAAATCAAGGCAGCGTATCGAAAGTTAGCTCGCCAG TACCACCCTGATGTAAACAAGGACCCTGGAGCATTGGAAAAGTTTAAAGAGATTAGTGCTGCATATGAG GTGCTATCAGATGATAAAAAGAGGGCTTTGTATGATCAATATGGTGAGGCTGGAGTTAAGAGCACAGTGGGTGGGCCATCAAATGCTTATACG ACTAAtccttttgatttatttgaggcTTTTTTTGGTTCGAGTATGGGTGGATTCTCTGGTATGGACTCAGCTGGTTTTGGAACACGCCGTAGTAGTACTGTTACTAAGGGTGAAGATATACG TTATGATATCACCTTAGAATTTTCCGAGGCTATTTTTGGTGTGGAAAAAGACTTTGAGCTTTCCCATCTGGAAACATGTGAAGTTTGTGCGGGTACTGGAGCAAAAATAGGCTCCAAAATGAGGATATGCTCAACCTGTGGTGGGAGGGGTCAAGTGATGAGAACTGAGCAAACACCTTTTGGCATGTTTTCACAG GTTTCTGTATGTCCCTATTGTGCTGGGAATGGTGAAGTTATATCTGAATACTGTCGGAAATGTTCTGGTGAAGGACGTATACgtgttaagaaaaatataaaagttaaagtTCCTCCGGGAGTTAGCGCAGGCAGTATTCTTAGAGTTGCTGGAGAGGGAGACTCTGGACCAAGAGG CAGGGGCCCTCCTGGAGATCTTTTTGTCTATCTTGACGTTGAAGAGATACCAGGAATTCAAAGAGATGGCATAAATCTCTCCTCAACCGTATCAATCAGTTATCTAGATGCCATATTGGGGGCTTTTATTCAG GTAGAGACGGTTGAAGGCAGAACTGAACTACAAATTCCACCTGGCACTCAACCTGGGGACGTGCTTGTTCTGGCAAAAAAGGGCGCACCAAAACTGAACAAACCATCAATACGTGGGGACCACTTATTTACAGTTAAAGTAACTATACCAAAATGTATCAG TGCCAAGGAGCGTGAATTACTTGAAGAGCTTGCTTTTCTGAATAGCACCACCAGCAGCCGTTCACGAACTCGTCTGAAAACTCAGCCAGCTC CTAAAAGCACAGTTAGTCAAGGGGGGAATGTTGCAGGAAAAACAGAAGAGTCAGCAGACCAAGATGACCTGTGGAAAAAGTTACAAGAGTTTGCTGG GTCTGTTGCAAATGGAGCTCTAAAATGGCTGAAAGACAATCTTTAG
- the LOC109013935 gene encoding uncharacterized protein LOC109013935 has product MDMAASATASGAPKLYYSASQYGHSKPATKIAMGTIKFYIQNNINFPRRSAQWSFPIRALDPQRGEEEELEDSSKNNKTGAITSQEDLEYLWKLVAGSVVGAAVLKYGSAVFPEITRPNIAQALIMISAPVIVAVFLLIKQSRAERRS; this is encoded by the exons ATGGATATGGCAGCGTCTGCCACAGCGAGCGGAGCTCCCAAGCTCTACTACTCAGCTTCCCAATACGGCCATTCGAAGCCTGCTACAAAGATAGCAATGGGTACCATCAAGTTCTACATTCAGAACAACATTAACTTCCCAAGGAGAAGTGCCCAATGGTCTTTTCCCATCCGAGCTCTCGACCCGCAAagaggggaagaagaagagctgGAGGATTCAAGTAAGAATAACAAAACCGGTGCTATTACCTCTCAG GAAGATTTGGAATATTTGTGGAAATTGGTAGCTGGGTCAGTTGTAGGTGCAGCTGTACTCAAGTATGGAAGCGCAGTTTTTCCAGAGATAACCAGACCGAACATTGCACAAGCTCTGATTATGATATCAGCTCCTGTCATTGTTGCTGTTTTCCTTTTGATCAAGCAGAGTCGTGCAGAGAGACGAAGCTAG
- the LOC109013931 gene encoding uncharacterized protein LOC109013931 — protein MSAAVCGSKRSFFEELPPSPPVSKRLRCSSSSSPIRFSAPSLLDQLRSVFPHMELHILERALQECDNDMDAAIKSLHELCLGSAEGNSGCAEDSDVHVEKGDGNVVAPDNLSTPNNLPVEGAEWVDLLVREIMCATCMDDAKARAARLLEILEKSISSRAGEATQVLHKENVMLKEQIEGLMRENTILKRAVAIQHERQKEYDDKDQELRHLKQLVSQYQEQLRTLEMNNYALSMHLKHANQSSSIPGRFHPDVF, from the exons ATGTCTGCTGCCGTGTGTGGGAGCAAGAGATCTTTCTTTGAAGAGCTCCCGCCGTCGCCTCCGGTCTCCAAGAGGCTCCGCtgctcctcttcttcttctccgaTTCGATTTTCTGCGCCGTCGCTTCTTGATCAGCTCCGCTCCGTCTTTCCTCATATGGAACTCCAC ATTCTTGAGAGAGCATTGCAAGAATGTGATAATGATATGGATGCTGCCATCAAGAGCCTGCATGAGCTTTGCCTAGGATCCGCAGAGGGAAATTCAGGTTGTGCTGAAGACTCAGATGTACATGTGGAGAAGG GTGATGGAAATGTTGTTGCTCCTGATAACCTATCAACTCCAAACAACCTTCCTGTGGAAGGTGCAGAATGGGTTGACTTGCTTGTGAGGGAAATAATGTGTGCTACTTGTATGGATGATGCCAAAGCTCGTGCTGCAAGATTGCTAGAGATTTTAGAGAAGTCCATCAGTTCACGTGCTGGTGAAGCAACACAAGTTCTTCACAAG GAAAATGTGATGCTAAAGGAGCAAATTGAAGGACTCATGCGGGAGAATACCATTCTCAAGCGTGCTGTGGCTATCCAACATGAACGACAGAAAGAGTATGATGATAAGGATCAAGAGTTACGACATCTTAAGCAATTGGTATCTCAGTATCAAGAGCAGTTGAGAACACTTGAG ATGAACAACTATGCATTGTCAATGCATCTGAAGCATGCCAATCAGAGTAGCTCCATTCCTGGACGATTTCATCCCGATGTCTTCTAA
- the LOC109013930 gene encoding uncharacterized protein LOC109013930, translating to MKGGSSQLLQNICEDSDSEEREQDEGMAMARRVTDEYGDEVDDMREKFQCLVLHKHEKAKRGEDLSREKHSLWRQELKNRAERLEKQLKTRWELEELIEEQLNRFRAHYNRAMVRTLPKDVAQLLMPNWAPPQELASLTWLGDWRPSAMLDLVRGLARSSLSSSLLSDSVGNEKLLSQLIHDTRIEEAVIDEEMAEIQATCILHISFTPMSNRSVGSALGCIQSEFKKIERVITKAQNLRFKALELVVKKVLSKTDAAEFLVAFEGIQDAIHQLAANQRLQKGPVTVSVKALGCS from the exons atGAAAGGAGGGTCATCCCAACTCCTCCA GAATATTTGTGAAGATAGTGACTCTGAAGAAAGAGAGCAAGATGAAGGGATGGCAATGGCAAGGAGAGTCACCGACGAATATGGCGATGAAGTTGATGACATGAGAGAGAAATTCCAGTGCTTGGTCCTCCATAAGCATGAAAAAGCCAAACGAG GTGAAGACCTCTCCCGGGAGAAACATAGCCTGTGGAGGCAAGAACTGAAGAACAGAGCAGAAAGGCTAGAGAAGCAGCTCAAGACAAGGTGGGAACTTGAGGAGCTAATTGAAGAACAGCTGAATAGGTTCCGTGCCCATTACAACAGAGCCATGGTCCGTACCCTGCCCAAGGATGTGGCCCAACTCCTCATGCCCAACTGGGCCCCACCTCAGGAATTGGCCTCCCTGACATGGCTTGGCGATTGGCGACCCTCAGCCATGCTGGACCTTGTCCGTGGCCTGGCCCGCTCATCGCTATCATCCTCTCTCTTATCAGACTCAGTGGGCAATGAAAAGCTCCTATCTCAGCTTATACACGATACACGCATTGAGGAGGCAGTAATTGATGAGGAAATGGCTGAGATTCAAGCTACTTGCATTCTACACATTTCATTCACTCCAATGAGCAATCGGTCGGTTGGTTCTGCTTTAGGATGCATTCAGTCTGAGTTCAAGAAAATCGAACGAGTCATCACTAAGGCCCAAAACCTCAG GTTCAAGGCATTGGAGTTGGTGGTAAAGAAGGTGTTGAGCAAAACTGATGCAGCCGAATTCCTAGTAGCTTTTGAGGGAATTCAAGATGCCATCCACCAGCTAGCAGCAAACCAAAGGCTCCAGAAGGGCCCGGTCACGGTGTCAGTCAAGGCATTGGGGTGTAGTTGA
- the LOC109013923 gene encoding chaperone protein DnaJ isoform X2: MAITSLSLLQPSLFSPYSSASVSSSSSSSSSSSFFGGTQFLVHNNFISLSSSSSSCTKFNTRVSAGRFRSVVNASGDYYATLGIPKSATGKEIKAAYRKLARQYHPDVNKDPGALEKFKEISAAYEVLSDDKKRALYDQYGEAGVKSTVGGPSNAYTTNPFDLFEAFFGSSMGGFSGMDSAGFGTRRSSTVTKGEDIRYDITLEFSEAIFGVEKDFELSHLETCEVCAGTGAKIGSKMRICSTCGGRGQVMRTEQTPFGMFSQVSVCPYCAGNGEVISEYCRKCSGEGRIRVKKNIKVKVPPGVSAGSILRVAGEGDSGPRGGPPGDLFVYLDVEEIPGIQRDGINLSSTVSISYLDAILGAFIQVETVEGRTELQIPPGTQPGDVLVLAKKGAPKLNKPSIRGDHLFTVKVTIPKCISSAKERELLEELAFLNSTTSSRSRTRLKTQPAPKSTVSQGGNVAGKTEESADQDDLWKKLQEFAGSVANGALKWLKDNL, translated from the exons ATGGCCATCACGTCTCTCTCACTTCTCCAACCGTCTCTCTTCTCACCATATTCTTCTGcttctgtttcttcttcttcttcttcttcttcttcgtcttctttttTCGGTGGGACCCAATTCCTGGTCCACAATAACttcatctctctttcttcttcttcttcttcttgtacgAAATTCAATACAAGGGTCTCTGCGGGGCGCTTTAGATCAGTAGTTAATGCTTCCGGGGACTACTATGCCACTCTTGGGATTCCAAAGTCTGCCACTGGCAAGGAAATCAAGGCAGCGTATCGAAAGTTAGCTCGCCAG TACCACCCTGATGTAAACAAGGACCCTGGAGCATTGGAAAAGTTTAAAGAGATTAGTGCTGCATATGAG GTGCTATCAGATGATAAAAAGAGGGCTTTGTATGATCAATATGGTGAGGCTGGAGTTAAGAGCACAGTGGGTGGGCCATCAAATGCTTATACG ACTAAtccttttgatttatttgaggcTTTTTTTGGTTCGAGTATGGGTGGATTCTCTGGTATGGACTCAGCTGGTTTTGGAACACGCCGTAGTAGTACTGTTACTAAGGGTGAAGATATACG TTATGATATCACCTTAGAATTTTCCGAGGCTATTTTTGGTGTGGAAAAAGACTTTGAGCTTTCCCATCTGGAAACATGTGAAGTTTGTGCGGGTACTGGAGCAAAAATAGGCTCCAAAATGAGGATATGCTCAACCTGTGGTGGGAGGGGTCAAGTGATGAGAACTGAGCAAACACCTTTTGGCATGTTTTCACAG GTTTCTGTATGTCCCTATTGTGCTGGGAATGGTGAAGTTATATCTGAATACTGTCGGAAATGTTCTGGTGAAGGACGTATACgtgttaagaaaaatataaaagttaaagtTCCTCCGGGAGTTAGCGCAGGCAGTATTCTTAGAGTTGCTGGAGAGGGAGACTCTGGACCAAGAGG GGGCCCTCCTGGAGATCTTTTTGTCTATCTTGACGTTGAAGAGATACCAGGAATTCAAAGAGATGGCATAAATCTCTCCTCAACCGTATCAATCAGTTATCTAGATGCCATATTGGGGGCTTTTATTCAG GTAGAGACGGTTGAAGGCAGAACTGAACTACAAATTCCACCTGGCACTCAACCTGGGGACGTGCTTGTTCTGGCAAAAAAGGGCGCACCAAAACTGAACAAACCATCAATACGTGGGGACCACTTATTTACAGTTAAAGTAACTATACCAAAATGTATCAG CAGTGCCAAGGAGCGTGAATTACTTGAAGAGCTTGCTTTTCTGAATAGCACCACCAGCAGCCGTTCACGAACTCGTCTGAAAACTCAGCCAGCTC CTAAAAGCACAGTTAGTCAAGGGGGGAATGTTGCAGGAAAAACAGAAGAGTCAGCAGACCAAGATGACCTGTGGAAAAAGTTACAAGAGTTTGCTGG GTCTGTTGCAAATGGAGCTCTAAAATGGCTGAAAGACAATCTTTAG
- the LOC109013923 gene encoding chaperone protein DnaJ isoform X4, with the protein MAITSLSLLQPSLFSPYSSASVSSSSSSSSSSSFFGGTQFLVHNNFISLSSSSSSCTKFNTRVSAGRFRSVVNASGDYYATLGIPKSATGKEIKAAYRKLARQYHPDVNKDPGALEKFKEISAAYEVLSDDKKRALYDQYGEAGVKSTVGGPSNAYTTNPFDLFEAFFGSSMGGFSGMDSAGFGTRRSSTVTKGEDIRYDITLEFSEAIFGVEKDFELSHLETCEVCAGTGAKIGSKMRICSTCGGRGQVMRTEQTPFGMFSQVSVCPYCAGNGEVISEYCRKCSGEGRIRVKKNIKVKVPPGVSAGSILRVAGEGDSGPRGGPPGDLFVYLDVEEIPGIQRDGINLSSTVSISYLDAILGAFIQVETVEGRTELQIPPGTQPGDVLVLAKKGAPKLNKPSIRGDHLFTVKVTIPKCISAKERELLEELAFLNSTTSSRSRTRLKTQPAPKSTVSQGGNVAGKTEESADQDDLWKKLQEFAGSVANGALKWLKDNL; encoded by the exons ATGGCCATCACGTCTCTCTCACTTCTCCAACCGTCTCTCTTCTCACCATATTCTTCTGcttctgtttcttcttcttcttcttcttcttcttcgtcttctttttTCGGTGGGACCCAATTCCTGGTCCACAATAACttcatctctctttcttcttcttcttcttcttgtacgAAATTCAATACAAGGGTCTCTGCGGGGCGCTTTAGATCAGTAGTTAATGCTTCCGGGGACTACTATGCCACTCTTGGGATTCCAAAGTCTGCCACTGGCAAGGAAATCAAGGCAGCGTATCGAAAGTTAGCTCGCCAG TACCACCCTGATGTAAACAAGGACCCTGGAGCATTGGAAAAGTTTAAAGAGATTAGTGCTGCATATGAG GTGCTATCAGATGATAAAAAGAGGGCTTTGTATGATCAATATGGTGAGGCTGGAGTTAAGAGCACAGTGGGTGGGCCATCAAATGCTTATACG ACTAAtccttttgatttatttgaggcTTTTTTTGGTTCGAGTATGGGTGGATTCTCTGGTATGGACTCAGCTGGTTTTGGAACACGCCGTAGTAGTACTGTTACTAAGGGTGAAGATATACG TTATGATATCACCTTAGAATTTTCCGAGGCTATTTTTGGTGTGGAAAAAGACTTTGAGCTTTCCCATCTGGAAACATGTGAAGTTTGTGCGGGTACTGGAGCAAAAATAGGCTCCAAAATGAGGATATGCTCAACCTGTGGTGGGAGGGGTCAAGTGATGAGAACTGAGCAAACACCTTTTGGCATGTTTTCACAG GTTTCTGTATGTCCCTATTGTGCTGGGAATGGTGAAGTTATATCTGAATACTGTCGGAAATGTTCTGGTGAAGGACGTATACgtgttaagaaaaatataaaagttaaagtTCCTCCGGGAGTTAGCGCAGGCAGTATTCTTAGAGTTGCTGGAGAGGGAGACTCTGGACCAAGAGG GGGCCCTCCTGGAGATCTTTTTGTCTATCTTGACGTTGAAGAGATACCAGGAATTCAAAGAGATGGCATAAATCTCTCCTCAACCGTATCAATCAGTTATCTAGATGCCATATTGGGGGCTTTTATTCAG GTAGAGACGGTTGAAGGCAGAACTGAACTACAAATTCCACCTGGCACTCAACCTGGGGACGTGCTTGTTCTGGCAAAAAAGGGCGCACCAAAACTGAACAAACCATCAATACGTGGGGACCACTTATTTACAGTTAAAGTAACTATACCAAAATGTATCAG TGCCAAGGAGCGTGAATTACTTGAAGAGCTTGCTTTTCTGAATAGCACCACCAGCAGCCGTTCACGAACTCGTCTGAAAACTCAGCCAGCTC CTAAAAGCACAGTTAGTCAAGGGGGGAATGTTGCAGGAAAAACAGAAGAGTCAGCAGACCAAGATGACCTGTGGAAAAAGTTACAAGAGTTTGCTGG GTCTGTTGCAAATGGAGCTCTAAAATGGCTGAAAGACAATCTTTAG
- the LOC109013923 gene encoding chaperone protein DnaJ isoform X1 produces the protein MAITSLSLLQPSLFSPYSSASVSSSSSSSSSSSFFGGTQFLVHNNFISLSSSSSSCTKFNTRVSAGRFRSVVNASGDYYATLGIPKSATGKEIKAAYRKLARQYHPDVNKDPGALEKFKEISAAYEVLSDDKKRALYDQYGEAGVKSTVGGPSNAYTTNPFDLFEAFFGSSMGGFSGMDSAGFGTRRSSTVTKGEDIRYDITLEFSEAIFGVEKDFELSHLETCEVCAGTGAKIGSKMRICSTCGGRGQVMRTEQTPFGMFSQVSVCPYCAGNGEVISEYCRKCSGEGRIRVKKNIKVKVPPGVSAGSILRVAGEGDSGPRGRGPPGDLFVYLDVEEIPGIQRDGINLSSTVSISYLDAILGAFIQVETVEGRTELQIPPGTQPGDVLVLAKKGAPKLNKPSIRGDHLFTVKVTIPKCISSAKERELLEELAFLNSTTSSRSRTRLKTQPAPKSTVSQGGNVAGKTEESADQDDLWKKLQEFAGSVANGALKWLKDNL, from the exons ATGGCCATCACGTCTCTCTCACTTCTCCAACCGTCTCTCTTCTCACCATATTCTTCTGcttctgtttcttcttcttcttcttcttcttcttcgtcttctttttTCGGTGGGACCCAATTCCTGGTCCACAATAACttcatctctctttcttcttcttcttcttcttgtacgAAATTCAATACAAGGGTCTCTGCGGGGCGCTTTAGATCAGTAGTTAATGCTTCCGGGGACTACTATGCCACTCTTGGGATTCCAAAGTCTGCCACTGGCAAGGAAATCAAGGCAGCGTATCGAAAGTTAGCTCGCCAG TACCACCCTGATGTAAACAAGGACCCTGGAGCATTGGAAAAGTTTAAAGAGATTAGTGCTGCATATGAG GTGCTATCAGATGATAAAAAGAGGGCTTTGTATGATCAATATGGTGAGGCTGGAGTTAAGAGCACAGTGGGTGGGCCATCAAATGCTTATACG ACTAAtccttttgatttatttgaggcTTTTTTTGGTTCGAGTATGGGTGGATTCTCTGGTATGGACTCAGCTGGTTTTGGAACACGCCGTAGTAGTACTGTTACTAAGGGTGAAGATATACG TTATGATATCACCTTAGAATTTTCCGAGGCTATTTTTGGTGTGGAAAAAGACTTTGAGCTTTCCCATCTGGAAACATGTGAAGTTTGTGCGGGTACTGGAGCAAAAATAGGCTCCAAAATGAGGATATGCTCAACCTGTGGTGGGAGGGGTCAAGTGATGAGAACTGAGCAAACACCTTTTGGCATGTTTTCACAG GTTTCTGTATGTCCCTATTGTGCTGGGAATGGTGAAGTTATATCTGAATACTGTCGGAAATGTTCTGGTGAAGGACGTATACgtgttaagaaaaatataaaagttaaagtTCCTCCGGGAGTTAGCGCAGGCAGTATTCTTAGAGTTGCTGGAGAGGGAGACTCTGGACCAAGAGG CAGGGGCCCTCCTGGAGATCTTTTTGTCTATCTTGACGTTGAAGAGATACCAGGAATTCAAAGAGATGGCATAAATCTCTCCTCAACCGTATCAATCAGTTATCTAGATGCCATATTGGGGGCTTTTATTCAG GTAGAGACGGTTGAAGGCAGAACTGAACTACAAATTCCACCTGGCACTCAACCTGGGGACGTGCTTGTTCTGGCAAAAAAGGGCGCACCAAAACTGAACAAACCATCAATACGTGGGGACCACTTATTTACAGTTAAAGTAACTATACCAAAATGTATCAG CAGTGCCAAGGAGCGTGAATTACTTGAAGAGCTTGCTTTTCTGAATAGCACCACCAGCAGCCGTTCACGAACTCGTCTGAAAACTCAGCCAGCTC CTAAAAGCACAGTTAGTCAAGGGGGGAATGTTGCAGGAAAAACAGAAGAGTCAGCAGACCAAGATGACCTGTGGAAAAAGTTACAAGAGTTTGCTGG GTCTGTTGCAAATGGAGCTCTAAAATGGCTGAAAGACAATCTTTAG